GGGGCATAAGGCTGTCGATGTAATAGGCCTCGCCCTCTTTCAGGTCCCTGACTTCGGTGCCCAGTGTAATTTGGATTGTGCCCTTGATGACGACGCCGGATTCTTCGCCTTCGTGACTGATCATGTTGTCGCCCGAACCCCCACCCGGGGCGTAGGTTTCATGCAGGACACGCAGTTTTCTGTCCTTGCGGGTCGCCCCGACCAGCAACAGGGATGAGCCGCCATCGGACAATTCAACCAGATCATCACGACTGAAGAATGAATCCTGTTTTGGTTTCATGTCCATGGTGAAGAAATCAATCAGACTCATGGGCAACGCCGCCAGAACCTTCTTCAATGAATCAATGGAAGGGCTGACCCTGTTTTGCTCAATCAGCGAAATGGTGGAATTGGTGACACCGGCGCGGCGCGATAATTCACGCTGCGACAAATTGTGCATCTTGCGAATGGTTTTAAGGCGCTCACCAATATCGATAGCCATTTTACCTTCCTACGTGTTCTTTTTGACTGCCAACAGGCACAAATAAGTCCAGACCAGCGTCGCGGCTGCCAGCGAGGTGATTTGCGCCTGGTCATAGGCGGGGGCGACCTCGACCATATCCATGCCAACAAGATTCAGATCACCCAGCTTTTTCATAATCGCCAACGCCTGCCAGGTGAACAACCCGCCAACTTCCGGGGTTCCGGTGCCCGGTGCCTGGGAAGGATCAATGCCGTCGATATCAAAGGTCAGGTAAACAGCATTGTCGCCAACCGTCTTTTTGATCGCCGCAACGACCGCCTCGACCCCGCCGGTGTGAACCTGTTCGGCGCTGACAACATTAAATCCCAACTCATCGGTTGTGTAATCCATGACGTCGTTACCAACGGGCGAACGGATGCCAATCTGAATGCTGCGTTTGGGATCTATCAAACCTTCCTGGGCGGCGTAATGAAACGGCGTGCCATGACCAACAGGGGTACCAAAATTATCCTTCCAGGTATCCACATGCGCGTCAAAATGAAGCAGCGAGATACCCTTGCCATTGCGTTCAGCCTGGGCTCGTAAGATCGGCAAGGTCACCGTATGGTCACCGCCAAGGGCGATGAGATGGCTATCAATATCGCGGACCTGGTTTTCGATCATTTCCAGTGACTGTTCCAGATAGCCATTGGCGATGTTCAGGTCGCCGGCGTCGATACAGCGAAGGTCTTCAATAGGATTGGCCCTTAATTCAGGATGTGCACCATCCATCAACATAAAGCTGGCATCACGGATAGCGGCCGGACCGAAACGGCAACCGGGACGGTTGGTGGTTCCCAAATCAAAAGGAATACCGACCACAGTGACGTCTGGTTTTTCGCCTTCAATTAATTGGTCGGGAAATTGAAGAAAACGTCTGATCCCTGAAAATGTCGGTTGCTCGATCATTGAATGTCACTCCGGTTTTTAAAATTCACCAAGCTGGGAAAGCTCACGCTTGAACGAAACACCGTCATTTTCAGGCTCGTCCAATTGGCGGGCGTAGCGGTGGCCTGCGTAGACAGCGTGGGCAATGGTCGCCGGTGCAAGGGCGTCACCAATTCGTGTGACATTGCCAGCTTCAGAAAGTGCCCGGTATAGCGTGTCATCAGGAAGCCGCATGGTCACCAAAACAACACTGACAGCCGGCAAGCTTGTTTGTCGCCCCGTATAGACACACGCCAGGTCGATATGACCGGCGTGAATTTCTACAAGATTTTGACAGGTGACGATTTTGATTTCCATTTCCAGCAAACGTGTCTGAATGCGCTCCTGCTCAAGGGTGTTATGGGTCCAGCTTGATGCTTCGGTAGCCGGAGTCACAAGCGTCACTTCGAGACCCCGACTGCGTAATTCTTCGGCGATGACGCCGCCCATGTAATAGTGATCATCGTCGAACACCACTACTGGTCCTGCGGGTGTCGCCCCGGCGATAATGTCATCGGGTGTTATAACCTGTGCACCGTCACTACCAGGGATGGCCTTGGTGTTGGCGCGACCCAGCCCATCGTGACGCCAGTGCGCCCCGGTCGCCAAGACCACATGATCGGCGGCCATTTCTTCCACATGTTCGGCGTCAAGTTTACTATCGAGATAAATTTCCACATTGGTCATGGTCTGGATTTGCCCGACCCGATAATCGCGAACCCGGCCCCAGGCGCCAAGGCCCGGCAACTTGCATTCATTGGCGACACGTCCACCCAGTTCGGTTTTCGCTTCGGCCAGTGTCACATCATAGCCACGCAAGCCCAAGGCGCGGGTACATTCAAGCCCGGCAGGGCCGGAACCAATGACCAAAATCTTGCTCTCTGATTTTTTCCCGGGGATCTTTTCGGGGTGCCACCCGCGTCGCCATTCTTCACCCATTGTCGGGTTTTGCGTGCAACGCATCGGGGTCATCATATTATCGCCACTGACACAGATATTGCAGCCGATGCATTCACGGATGCTGTCAAGGTCGCCGCTCTCGATTTTGTTGGGCAGGAAAGGATCGGCAATGGACGGCCTGGCCGCGCCGATCATATCAAGGACACCACGTTTGATTTGACTGACCATGGCGTCAGGCGAGGTAAAGCGACCCACCCCGACGACCGGTTTCGTGGTCAGGCCTTTAACGAAGGAAATGTATTTTTCCTGCGCCCCTTCTTCCCCGAAGCGAGACGTTTCAGAATCATTTGCCCAGTTACTGATGTTGACGTCCCAAAGGTCAGGTAACTCCGCCAGCATCTCGACGATCTCGCGACCTTCCTCAGCCGCCGT
The sequence above is drawn from the Rhodospirillaceae bacterium genome and encodes:
- a CDS encoding cupin domain-containing protein, with product MAIDIGERLKTIRKMHNLSQRELSRRAGVTNSTISLIEQNRVSPSIDSLKKVLAALPMSLIDFFTMDMKPKQDSFFSRDDLVELSDGGSSLLLVGATRKDRKLRVLHETYAPGGGSGDNMISHEGEESGVVIKGTIQITLGTEVRDLKEGEAYYIDSLMPHSFRNVSDEECQIVSAATPPNF
- the speB gene encoding agmatinase, which produces MIEQPTFSGIRRFLQFPDQLIEGEKPDVTVVGIPFDLGTTNRPGCRFGPAAIRDASFMLMDGAHPELRANPIEDLRCIDAGDLNIANGYLEQSLEMIENQVRDIDSHLIALGGDHTVTLPILRAQAERNGKGISLLHFDAHVDTWKDNFGTPVGHGTPFHYAAQEGLIDPKRSIQIGIRSPVGNDVMDYTTDELGFNVVSAEQVHTGGVEAVVAAIKKTVGDNAVYLTFDIDGIDPSQAPGTGTPEVGGLFTWQALAIMKKLGDLNLVGMDMVEVAPAYDQAQITSLAAATLVWTYLCLLAVKKNT
- a CDS encoding FAD-dependent oxidoreductase, with the protein product MSRDPRYDILFEPVKIGPVTAKNRFYQVPYCNGMGHRYPSSTAAMRRTKAEGGWAVICTEECEIHPRTDVSPNAEERLWDDSDIPHLARMTDAVHEYGSLAGIELVYQGHETVNRYSREVPMAVSNLIGSNLDPVQAYAMDKADIRDVLRWHREAAVRAKQAGFDIVYCYAGHNLSLPMHFMSRRFNNRTDEYGGSLENRVRFFRQMIEETKEAVGDTCAVAVRLAVDELLGPDGITAAEEGREIVEMLAELPDLWDVNISNWANDSETSRFGEEGAQEKYISFVKGLTTKPVVGVGRFTSPDAMVSQIKRGVLDMIGAARPSIADPFLPNKIESGDLDSIRECIGCNICVSGDNMMTPMRCTQNPTMGEEWRRGWHPEKIPGKKSESKILVIGSGPAGLECTRALGLRGYDVTLAEAKTELGGRVANECKLPGLGAWGRVRDYRVGQIQTMTNVEIYLDSKLDAEHVEEMAADHVVLATGAHWRHDGLGRANTKAIPGSDGAQVITPDDIIAGATPAGPVVVFDDDHYYMGGVIAEELRSRGLEVTLVTPATEASSWTHNTLEQERIQTRLLEMEIKIVTCQNLVEIHAGHIDLACVYTGRQTSLPAVSVVLVTMRLPDDTLYRALSEAGNVTRIGDALAPATIAHAVYAGHRYARQLDEPENDGVSFKRELSQLGEF